The following are encoded in a window of Halorubrum sp. PV6 genomic DNA:
- a CDS encoding glycoside hydrolase family 36 protein, translating into MREHSVGATTVTYEPDRQELAVADDTSDLLTGVLQTSGTADDHPQVVGVSLSDEAGGVTVTCTVANTGNESIRGDEVALSFKTAFGSDARVYRHGYQSWSSTGTVPVGERFPEEDPDNAPMMNDLVAPEDDRVSSYLAGFVEDDRVVTAGFLEHDRYCTRFDIDDDNGGVETVRAVCPLEGTRLAPGERLTLPPLWVDADRELRAGLAALADEIGDRMDAQVPENAPTGWCSWYHYFTDLTEADVRENLAELRDWEIPVDVVQIDDGYMEAFGDWRSIADGFEDMSAVADDIVTAGYRPGLWLAPFYVEEGADLYADHPEWFVTEPTETPSDGPETPVDGGFRAGSELYGLDTTHPEVLEWLRETVSTVVDEWGFTYLKLDFLFAAALPGERYDAEATRIEAYRRGVEAITEAAGDDVFLLGCGAPMAPSVGLFDAMRIGPDTDPTWETPGESGSQPGLKNAVRNTLNRDFLHRRWWLNDPDCQLVRDTSDLTASEREAFAVLVAVSGGVNMFSDRLAEIDTAGRRLLQRSIPPASGGEVIGLDGERFPSRIVCDRPGDGATTVALFNWQNKRSTVRFDAHEYGQEGDRVIWDGLSGEVVDGQVVERELAPHGAAVFAVVSTDTGDLLGDAATLTGGSDRASEATLRDGTIDATVGGEALTFALNSE; encoded by the coding sequence ATGCGCGAACACTCTGTAGGTGCCACCACGGTCACGTATGAGCCGGACAGACAGGAACTCGCGGTCGCAGACGACACCAGCGACCTACTCACCGGGGTCCTCCAAACGTCCGGTACTGCGGACGACCATCCACAGGTTGTAGGCGTGTCACTGTCGGACGAAGCAGGCGGCGTCACCGTGACCTGCACGGTGGCGAACACGGGTAACGAGTCGATTCGCGGCGACGAGGTGGCGCTCTCGTTCAAGACCGCATTCGGGTCGGACGCGCGCGTGTACCGACACGGCTACCAGTCGTGGTCGTCGACGGGGACAGTCCCAGTCGGCGAGCGCTTTCCGGAAGAGGATCCGGACAACGCCCCGATGATGAACGACCTCGTGGCGCCGGAAGACGACCGCGTTAGTAGCTACCTAGCCGGATTCGTTGAGGACGACCGCGTTGTCACGGCCGGATTCCTCGAACACGACCGCTACTGCACCCGGTTCGATATCGACGACGACAACGGCGGTGTCGAGACGGTCCGCGCGGTGTGTCCGCTCGAGGGGACGCGCCTGGCGCCCGGCGAGCGCCTGACGCTGCCGCCGTTGTGGGTCGACGCCGACCGAGAACTCCGAGCAGGGCTCGCCGCGCTGGCTGACGAGATCGGGGACCGGATGGACGCACAAGTACCCGAGAATGCGCCGACCGGCTGGTGCTCGTGGTATCACTATTTCACCGACCTTACCGAGGCAGACGTCCGGGAAAATCTCGCAGAGCTTCGCGACTGGGAAATCCCGGTTGATGTCGTCCAGATCGACGACGGGTATATGGAGGCGTTCGGCGACTGGCGGTCCATCGCCGACGGGTTCGAGGATATGAGCGCTGTCGCGGACGACATCGTGACCGCGGGGTACCGACCGGGGCTGTGGCTTGCGCCTTTTTACGTGGAGGAAGGAGCCGACCTGTACGCTGACCACCCCGAGTGGTTCGTGACGGAGCCGACGGAGACGCCTTCAGACGGCCCCGAAACGCCGGTCGACGGCGGCTTTCGCGCCGGGTCGGAACTGTACGGGCTCGACACGACGCACCCGGAGGTCCTCGAGTGGCTGCGGGAAACCGTGTCGACGGTCGTCGACGAGTGGGGGTTCACTTATTTAAAACTCGATTTCCTGTTTGCGGCGGCGCTGCCCGGCGAGCGCTACGACGCAGAGGCGACGCGGATCGAGGCGTACCGGCGCGGAGTCGAAGCGATTACCGAGGCGGCCGGCGACGACGTGTTCCTTCTGGGCTGTGGCGCGCCGATGGCCCCGAGCGTCGGCCTCTTCGACGCGATGCGTATCGGCCCGGACACCGATCCGACGTGGGAGACACCGGGTGAATCCGGCAGCCAGCCGGGACTGAAAAACGCGGTCAGAAACACCCTGAATCGGGACTTCCTACACCGCCGGTGGTGGCTCAATGACCCCGACTGTCAGCTGGTTCGAGACACGAGCGATCTCACCGCATCCGAGCGTGAGGCGTTCGCGGTGCTCGTTGCCGTGTCCGGCGGCGTAAACATGTTCTCGGACCGGCTTGCGGAAATCGACACAGCTGGTCGGCGGCTCCTCCAACGGTCCATCCCGCCAGCATCCGGCGGCGAGGTCATTGGACTCGACGGAGAGAGGTTCCCGTCGCGGATTGTCTGCGATAGGCCAGGCGACGGCGCCACGACTGTTGCGTTGTTTAATTGGCAAAACAAGCGGTCGACTGTCCGATTCGACGCACACGAGTACGGCCAGGAGGGTGACCGAGTCATCTGGGACGGCCTCTCCGGTGAAGTCGTCGACGGTCAAGTCGTCGAGCGGGAGCTGGCGCCGCACGGCGCGGCTGTGTTTGCCGTTGTCTCTACGGATACTGGCGACCTACTCGGCGACGCCGCAACACTCACAGGGGGGTCCGACCGTGCATCGGAGGCAACTCTTCGGGATGGAACCATCGACGCGACCGTCGGCGGTGAAGCCCTGACATTCGCGCTCAACAGCGAGTGA
- a CDS encoding bifunctional 4-hydroxy-2-oxoglutarate aldolase/2-dehydro-3-deoxy-phosphogluconate aldolase: protein MSEVAARERILETGIVAIIRGIEPDVCSEVVDAIAAGGVDAIEITANTPGAVEMIRRLSAEHDDVAIGAGTVIDAETARAVQLAGAEFVVTPTVNADVIETCNRYETPIATGVMTPTEALTATEAGADFCKLFPASTVGPKQVSAINGPLPEVSLIPTGGVSLDNAAAFFDAGAVALGVGSAIVDGDAIDNGEFGELTEAASEFTALAETHR, encoded by the coding sequence ATGAGCGAGGTTGCCGCGCGCGAGCGCATCTTAGAGACGGGTATTGTCGCGATTATTCGTGGGATCGAACCGGATGTGTGCAGCGAGGTCGTCGATGCCATCGCAGCGGGCGGTGTCGATGCGATCGAAATAACAGCTAACACACCCGGCGCAGTCGAAATGATCCGGCGGCTGTCAGCCGAGCACGACGACGTCGCTATCGGCGCTGGCACGGTTATCGATGCCGAAACCGCCCGGGCCGTCCAACTGGCAGGCGCGGAGTTTGTCGTCACGCCGACAGTCAATGCGGACGTCATCGAAACGTGTAACCGGTACGAAACGCCCATCGCGACCGGTGTGATGACGCCGACAGAAGCGCTCACAGCCACGGAGGCTGGCGCTGACTTCTGTAAGCTGTTCCCCGCTTCGACCGTGGGTCCCAAACAGGTAAGCGCTATCAACGGACCGTTACCGGAGGTCTCGTTGATCCCGACAGGCGGCGTCTCGCTGGACAACGCCGCGGCGTTCTTCGACGCCGGCGCCGTCGCCCTCGGCGTCGGCAGTGCGATCGTCGACGGCGACGCAATCGACAACGGGGAGTTCGGCGAGCTGACCGAGGCCGCAAGCGAGTTCACAGCACTGGCGGAGACGCACCGATGA
- a CDS encoding type II toxin-antitoxin system HicB family antitoxin yields MASATRDAANGEGVEFTHEDDGSITARDIETGVASFGETKAEALRMLAEAIELHEGGGEPVTDEDLEEWGLEETEFS; encoded by the coding sequence ATGGCAAGTGCGACACGCGACGCAGCCAACGGGGAAGGCGTCGAGTTCACTCACGAGGATGACGGCTCGATCACTGCGAGAGATATCGAGACCGGTGTCGCCTCCTTCGGCGAGACGAAAGCGGAAGCGCTCCGGATGCTTGCGGAGGCGATCGAACTTCACGAAGGCGGTGGAGAACCCGTCACCGATGAGGATCTCGAAGAGTGGGGTCTCGAAGAGACCGAGTTCTCGTAA
- a CDS encoding sugar-specific transcriptional regulator TrmB, which produces MSEFDPAPDSAVETPRWQDRTDTFSRVYDVVLGLTSPTTYTNVAELADCSPNAAKKHLDRLTEMGIARADTDSRPARYQRHDGYLEWQEASRIATDLSVDAILDRVEALEQRRTEYEDEFGTTDPATVAVFDAEDHETIHDRMTAVSDWQGVIRDIRLYELARQLSQNDGHLIPA; this is translated from the coding sequence ATGAGCGAGTTCGACCCGGCTCCTGACTCAGCGGTAGAGACGCCACGCTGGCAGGACAGAACGGATACATTCAGCCGTGTCTACGATGTCGTTCTCGGTCTCACGTCACCGACGACGTACACAAATGTCGCAGAGCTCGCAGACTGCTCTCCAAACGCAGCAAAAAAGCACCTCGATCGCCTTACAGAGATGGGTATTGCCCGCGCCGATACTGACAGCCGCCCGGCCAGGTATCAGCGACACGACGGATATCTCGAGTGGCAAGAGGCGAGTCGGATCGCTACGGACCTCTCTGTCGATGCGATTCTCGACCGCGTCGAAGCGCTCGAACAACGACGGACAGAGTACGAAGACGAATTCGGCACCACCGACCCAGCAACCGTTGCAGTGTTCGACGCTGAGGACCATGAGACGATCCACGACCGCATGACCGCAGTAAGCGACTGGCAAGGTGTCATTCGAGATATTCGACTCTACGAACTCGCTCGCCAACTCTCACAGAACGACGGGCATCTGATCCCCGCCTGA